The genome window CCTGGATATCCTATCGGCTATTTTCTGATATTATGCATTATTCTTTCATTGGGAGGCATTACGGGCGATTTAGTAATGTCGATGTTTAAAAGAAGCCTAAAACTCAAGGATTTCGGCAACTTGATTCCTGGGCATGGGGGTATATTGGACCGGTTAGATTCTCTTTTGTTTATAGCTCCGGTTTTTTACTTTTACATAGTTAACTTGCATTAAAGAATTCATAACAAGTTTATAAAAATAAAGTTAATAAATAAATAGGAGGAAGATATGAATAAGATAGTTTTAGTAGGCAGTAAGATTTTCTACCATACTATAGGGAGACTAAGTACAGGTGTTAACATGACCCTAAAAGAGGGATTAACAGCCGGAAAGGTTCTGGATTATATCTATGAGAATGAACCTAGGGGCAAAACATTCATAGGGCGCAAAATTGATAAAAATTATCTGAATCATGTTGGGTGGGAAGCAGTAAGGGTAAGAAAAAGGAATATTGAAATACTGATTAAAGAAGCTATAAAAATGGCAAAAAAGGAAAAGAGAAAAATAAAAATTGTTGATATAGCATGTGGATATGCATCATATCTGTTTTCAGTATTAAAAGAACTTAATGATACGGATATTTCGGTATATTGTTACGATATTGAACCACGCTGGGTAAAAGCAGGAAATGATAAAGCGGCTGCATTGAAAATTAAAAACATAAAATTTCAACAAGGGGATATGCTTAATGAAGCATTCGCATCCAAACAATTAAGTGATGCCGATATTGTGATTTCATCAGGGTTTTATGACTGGCTTGTTGAGGATGATACTGTTATACATTCTATGAAAATAATTAAAAATGCTGCAGCGCCGGGTGCCAATTTTGTTCTATCTTATCAGATGGATCATCCTTGTCTGGATTTGGCACAATACGCATTTAGCAGTTTTACCGGGGATCCCTTGAAAATGAAAATGAGAAGTAAATCTGAAATGGGCAAAATGCTTGAAAAAGCCGGGGTTAATCTGATTAGTGAAAAATCGGATAAGTATGAATACTATAATACGGTTTTAGCGAGGTGCTAATATGGATATAGGCTTATATAATGCAAAATACCCGTTCAGAAAGTTCATATCGGGTATCTTGCGTTATACAAAAAATATTTCTCCAAATACTATCTCTGTGAGCATGCTGCCTGTGGGTGTATTTACCGGTTTATGCTACTATTATGCAGATGAGTACCCTGGTTTGCTGATGCTTGGGGCGATACTGATTTTTGTCAGGATGATTCTCGGTACACTTGACGGCTTAGTGGCTGTTACCTATAACAAATGTTCCCCTGAGGGAGAAATTGTGAATAGAATCACTCCGGAATTATGTGATGTAATTCTCATTGTGGCTATAGTTTTAAAGCAAAATGATTCTAGTGGCTTGGGATTCTGGGTGTTGGCAATGGCTTGGATTACGAGTTTTGCAGGACTTGTTGGACTTACAGGCAAAAAACCAATTCAAAGTGTCGGCCCGGTAGGACAGACAGATAGAATTACGGTTCTTATGTTTCTCTCGGTATTTGGTTTTATTGCTTATCTATTAGGGTATAGCTTGCCCGTTTTAAGATGGTTTATCTGGTGGTGTATTGGCGGCGGTATTATTACCATAACTATCAGATTTTATCGGAACTTATCTGTTTCAAAAAATGATAAGAATATTTCTAATAGTGCAAAGAAAAATATGTGAGGTACGGCATGAAAGATTTTAGTCCGGAAATGAATCATTTTGATCGCCAGTTTAAACTAAAGAAAAATACAAAATTTTTAAATCATGCAGCGACAAATCCCATTACGAAGGAAGCTTCCATAATAATGCGGAAGATAGCCCGCCAGGCAATGGACCCGATGGATGAGCATCTTGTTGATTGGTTGGGTATGATTGAACAGGCAAGAAGACAGACTGCAAATCTTTTAAAGGCCAGTGCAGATGAAATAGCTTTTGTTCAGAGTACTTCAGCCGGTTTATCGCTAATTGCCAATATGATTCCCTTTAAAAATGGGGATGTGATTCTATATGATAAAGATGATTTTCCATCCAACCGATTTATTTGGGATTGCATGTGCTACCGTAATGAGATTTCAATACAGGCTGTCGCATTTTCATACACTACAGGAGAAGATTTATTGGAAACATTGTCACAGTACGACATATCGAGAGTGAGAGTAATAAGCCTCAGTGCGGTTTCCTACTATACAGGCTATCGTCATAATCTAAAAGCTATAGGAAAATTTTGTCGTGAAAACGGCATATATTTGTGTGTGGATGCTATTCAGGCTGTTGGGGCTTTAGATATTGATCTGAGTGACTTGTGTGATATTTCATTTCTTGCATGTGGGGGGCAAAAGTGGCTTCATAGTCCTATGGGTAGCGGATTTATCTTTATAAGGAAAAATCTGATGGAAGAAGTTAAGATGCCTATGCTGGGCTGGACCAGTGTCGATAAGGCAGGCTTCTTTCATGCAGAGCATATGAAATGGCTTGAAGGTGCATCAAGGTTTGAAGCGGGTTTTCCAGATGTAAATGTAATAGCCGCGCTTGGAAGAAACATCGAACTGTATAATTCTTTTGACATTAAAAACATAGAAGCTGAAGTAAAGAAACGTGTGAATATGATTCATAAAGCGGCTGAAGGCTGGCCTGTAAAAATTCTTAACACGGATTATCAAAGAAATCCGTCGGGGATAGTTTCTTTTGAGCTAGATTCGAAGGCTTTATCGGAAGAAATTGATAATGCCTTGGAAAAAAGAAATATTGCTGTTACAAGACGGAATAATTACTTTCGGATTGCACCACACTTTCATACAAGGGAAGAGCATATTCTGGAGACAATTGATATTTTTTCAAAATATCTTACAAAAACGAGAACAAGTAGCAAAATAGAGCAAGTGCATGAAACAGCTTCTCTCCCAAAAACAAAGACAGCGGCAGTAGTCGGTGCTTCTGGTGGGTTGGGAGAAGCAGTTGCAGAAGACCTGGCATCGAGGGGTTATGATCTGTATCTAACGGCTAGGGATGAAAAAGCATTGGATGACCTGGCTTTAAGGCTAAAAAAAACCTATCATATCCAGGTTTCAAAACTTAAAGTAAACTTGTCAGACCAGAACGAGGTGGATTATTTATCCAAAACCCTTGCAGGTGCCTCTTTAGATTTCTTTGCATATACTGCCGCTGCATCATCTGCAATAAAAGTCATAGAACAAAGTAATCTGGATGAAAAGCAAATTTTTGATGTAAACTATTTTACACCTGTTCAACTTTGTAAGAGCATTATGCCCGGGATGATCAAACGCAACAGCGGACATCTTTTATTTATTGTCACTGCAGGTGCCCGTAATTCTACTCCGTTGTTCTCAACTTATGCTGCTTCAAAGGGGGCATTATGGTCGTGGGCGGAGAGCCTGGCCAGAGAGTTGAAAGGGTTATCAGTTACATGCACAATAGGAATACCGCCGCATATGAGTTCCGCTACTCAACAAAAATTAGCGAGAAATGCGCTAAGATATAATAGGATTAAAAATACAGAAGATATGGCGTACCCGTCTGTAGTAGCAAAGGATTTGATTAATGCGTCTATAGAAGGACAACCGGTATATGCATCCCGGATCACTAGAATACGACATGCATTTAATGCTCTATTTCCGGGGTATATGCAAAAGATGGTTACTGCGAAGTATGAACCATGAAAATCAAGGTATTCAGCCTAATTTAAAATAGTCTATTCATATTTATATTGGAAAAAGCTGTTGCAGAATTGACTTGATCAGTTTTGCAACAGCTTTTATATTACCAGAACCGTATTATACGTTGAATATCATATCGCCATAAGTAGGTAATGGCCATATGTCAGCATCTACTAATGTTTCAAGCTTATCGGCGACTACTCTTAAGCTGCCCATCTTCTCAAATACATCAAATCTGTAGAAATGAGCCTGTTCATATGTTTCTCCATGCATGCCCTGTGCTTTTTCAACAGAAGATTCAAGAGCTGCAACTTCTTTCTTTAATGAAGAAGCCAAAGAGGATACTTCTGTAAGAAGCTCAGCTTGAGCGCTTATATCTACAGCTAAACCTGTAGATTTGATAGAATTTACAGAATCCGCAAGTTTAGTAGTAAAGTTTATAACTGCAGGCAATATCTGGCGTTTTGCGATCTCTATCATTGATAAAGCCTCTATATTGATTGTCTTTATATAGTGCTCTAGTGAGATTTCATAGCGTGATTGCATTTCTACTCTACTGAGTACACCATGCTTTTCCATAACAGCAAGGTTCTTTTCAGCTATTAAAGCTTTTATGGATTCCACAGTAGTGCTTATATTTGGTAAGCCTCTCTTTTCTGCCTCTGCAACCCACTCATCAGAATAACCGTTACCATTGAATATTACTTTCTTATGATTCTTAACGATGTCCTGAAGTATAGATTGTATTTCAGCATCAAAGTTACTTGCCTTCTCCAGTCTGTTTGATATCTGGTCAAGTATTTCGGCTACTATTGTATTAAGAGTGAAGTTGGCTGCAGCAATTGACTGCGAAGAGCCAACCATTCTGAACTCGAATTTGTTTCCTGTAAATGCAAATGGTGATGTTCTGTTTCTGTCGGTTGTGTCTTTTGGAAGTGCAGGCAAAGTACTTACACCAATCTTCAGGAAACCACCCTGTTTACTGCTTGTCGCTCCACCGTTTTCTATCTGGTCAAGTATGTCGGTAAGCTGATCACCAAGGAAGATGGAAATAATAGCAGGTGGTGCTTCATTAGCTCCAAGTCTGTGGTCATTTCCGGGGCTGGCAGCAGCTACCCTTAAGAGGTCAGCATATTCATCAACAGCTTTGATTGTTGCACAGAGGAATACCAGGAACTGAGCATTATCATGTGGTGTATGACCCGGATCAAGAAGATTCTGACCATCATTTGTACCCAATGACCAGTTATTATGTTTTCCTGATCCATTAACGCCAGCAAATGGCTTTTCATGCAGTAAGCAGACAAGATTGTGTCTTATTGCAATTTTCTGCATTAATTCCATAGTAAGCTGGTTGTGATCTGTAGCAATATTTGTTGTAGTGAATATTGGAGCCAGTTCATGCTGTGCAGGAGCAACCTCGTTATGTTTTGTTTTTGCGGATATTCCTAGTTTCCAGAGTTCTGTATCCAACTCTTTCATGAATGCAGAAATTCTTTCTTTCAGTGTACCGAAGTAGTGATCTTCAAGCTCCTGGCCTTTTGGAGGTTTAGCACCGAAAAGGGTTCTTCCTGTATATATAATATCCTTACGCTGATCGTACTTTTCCTTATCTATAAGAAAGTATTCCTGCTCAGGTCCAACAGTTGTAACAACTCTTGTAGCAGTAGTATTTCCAAAAAGTTTCAATACACGAAGAGCTGATTTGTTTATAGCTTCCATTGATCTTAAAAGAGGAGTTTTCTTATCAAGAGCTTCTCCTGTATATGAACAGAAAGCTGTAGGTATACAGAGTGTATCATCTTTTATGAATGCAGGTGAAGTGCAATCCCAGGCTGTGTAACCTCTTGCTTCGAAAGTGGCTCTAAGACCACCTGAGGGGAAGGATGACGCATCAGGTTCACCTTTAATCAATTCTTTGCCGGAAAACTCAAGAATTACTTTTCCATCGGAAGTTGGGTTGATGAAAGAATCATGTTTTTCAGCTGTAATACCTGTCATTGGTTGGAACCAGTGTGTAAAATGTGTAGCTCCTTTTTCTATTGCCCAGTCTTTCATAGCATTGGCAACTACTTCTGCAACTGCCGGATCGAGTGCCAGACCTTCATCGATTGTCTTTTTCAAAGCTTTATATGTTGCCTTAGGAAGACGTTCCCTCATAACTGAATCGTTAAAAACACTTGAACCGAAAATTTCACTTAATGTACTCATTTTTTTACCCCTTTCTGTAATAAACATATTATTTTAAATAAAAACAAAAATAAAAAAGGCGCATCAAAAAAAATTTGAAACGCCCTTGTTCGTTTAAATTTATTGTTTTTAAAACGCCATTGTTTAAAAAGTTTATTATTCTGTTAACTAAAAGAATTATTATGAAAACACATAACGGTTTTTATATATATTATAGTAACGTGTTTTTAAAAAAAATGCAAGTTTAAAATTTTAAAATTTCATATTTTTTTCCTGCCAAATTTTAAAACCTGTACTTTAACATTGGGAAATAGTAAAATAGAAGGTATAGATACCTTGCTTTATAGAAAGGCGGAAAACTTGAACAACATTAATTTTGTTACCGTTATTATAGTGCTGATACTGATTATACCAGTACTTTCAGGTGCATTTGAATATTTCTCGAGAGACAGGATTCATCGTTTGGTGTTTTCATTGTTTGACAATCTAGAGTTTCTTCTGGGTGTGTTATTGTCTATTTTTCTTGTAAGGAAAATTTTTATAGAGCATTCTGCAGGCTTTTATGCAAAGTTATACAGAATGATTCCTGAGAGTATAAAAAGCACTTTTGCAGGTCAGGATGTTATGACTTATATTGTGCTTGTTCCTTTAGTATTGCTCTTGATTATGGTAATTCTAAGGTTGATAAGCCTGCCACTATATAGGATTTTTTTAGTACCGCTGGCTGACAGGACGTATAGCCTTCTGGAGTCAACAAGTGACATGACAAGAAGGATAATAAGTGCGATATCAAAAATACCAAAGGCTTTTTTTGGAGTCCTTATATTCGGATTGCTGCTAAATTTCTATACCTATTACTTCTATACACCTAAGATCACTGATTGGATGAATGAGTCGCAGGCATATCAATTCCTATATAAAAACGCATTATATCCTGTGCTTAATTCAAATCTTGCAAAGCAAATTCCTGTAATAGTTAATGATTCGTTCAGAAAGACGTTTGACAAGGTTATACCGGTGCCTGACAGTACAAAATCCGATGCAGCAAAAAAGTTTGCCAAGGAGCTTGAAAAGAGAAATATTAAGGTAATTGAGTATTTTAACGGAGTAACACTTGATGAAGCAATCAAATCCAATAATGAAATAGATAGCATGGCAAAAAAAATAGTTGGAGATGAAAAGGACAGCTATAAAAAAGGATACTTAATATATAGATGGATAAGTAAAAACATTAAATACGATTATGAAAAAGCTGAAGCAGTAAGCAAAGATCCCAGAGGGGTTCAGTCGGGGGCAATCAATGCATATGAAACACGGAAAGGTATATGTTTTGATTACTCAAGTTTATATGTGGCTATGTGCCGTGCAGTGGGTCTGAAGGTGAGATTGGTAACAGGACTGGGGTACAGCGGAGTGATGTGGGGAGATCATGCATGGAACCAGGTTTATTCCAGTTCGGAAAAAAGATGGATTGATGTAGATTGTACTTTTGGTGTCAGTGGAAAATATTTCGATAAAAAGGATTTTAATGTAGATCATAAAGATGCTGATATACAAGGGGATTGGTAGTAATCCCCTTGTTATACATATGCTTCGTTTCTTCTTTTATCTGAAAAGTATTCGACATCTTCCGATGTACTACTGGTGTATTTATGATCATGCATGTTATTCACTTCCAGCAAACCTTCGATTCTGTGTATATGACCGTTTTCTGTTTTTATGGGCAAGCCGGTGATTCCTGTATAGTAATGCGTATGGTTATTATAAGATGTAATGCCATAATAATAATGAAAGTGGAATGATGAAAACCCTATAAGATTCTCTGTACAACCCACCATTCTATGAGTATGATTGTCTGAATTTTCGCACTCAAGCTTATATTTGTGAATATGCGGATACATGATTGCCTCCCGGATAAGATGGCAATAGACAGCCATTAAAGCTTGTATATTGCCAGGTTTATATTTAATTTGCGCAGATGCAATTTTTTTATTAGATTATTTTCTTGATAAAATGGAATAAAATTGTTTGTTTCTAATAAATTCAAAGTGGTAAATAAGATGTGAGTTTATTTGATTGACTTAACGGGGTGAAGGTATGTATTACAATATTCTTATTGGCGGTGCAGCAGGGCAGGGCATGGATACTCTTGCCTCCTTACTTGAAAAAATTATTAAACGACAGGGCTTTCATATTTTTACTACAAGGGATTATATGTCCAGAGTACGTGGCGGACATAACTTTATACAGGTGAGATTTGGAAATGAGGTACTAAGGTCACATTGGAATGAATTGGATTGCATAGTTGCACTAAATGAAGAAACTTTAACTATCCATGCCGGCAGACTTAAAAGCGCGGGTCTTATTATATGTGATGAGGAAATTCCTTCACTTGATAGAAGACAAATAAGACTTCCATTAAAAACAGTTGCCAGGACAATAGGAAACAGCAGGATATTAGGAACAGTGGCTTTGGGGGCTGTGCTAAAATCCTTCGGGATAGAAATAGAGAAGAGTAAAGAAGTAATCCAGGGTATATTTGACAGTGAAGACATTATAGCGCAGAACAACTCAGCTTTAATCGAAGGACATAAGCTTGTTAAAGAAAGTTTCAGTATTGAAAGGCAGGAAGAACAAAATAATATTCTTCTCAATGGAAATCAGGCTATAGGACTTGGTGCTATAGCAGCGGGATGTAAATTTTATTCGGCATATCCCATGACACCGTCGACAAGCATTATGGATTATCTGGCTTCGAAGATGTATAAGGCAGAAATTGTAGTAGAGCAGGCGGAGGATGAAATAGCTGCCGTAATGATGGCTATAGGTGCTTCGTATGCGGGTGTCAGAGCTATGACAGGAACCTCCGGCGGAGGTTTTTCTCTAATGGTCGAAGCATTGGGACTGTCAGGAATGATGGAAATACCGCTGGTAATAGCAGAGATTCAAAGGCCTGGGCCTGTTACCGGTCTTCCGACCAGAACAGAACAGAGTGATCTCAAGTTTGTCATATCGGCTTCACAGGGCGAATTCCCTCGTATGGTAATAGCGTTGAAAAACCTTGAAGATGCATTTTATCAGACAGTAAGGGCTTTTAACATTGCCGATAAGTATCAAATACCGGTAATAATTTTAGGCGACCAGTTTCTTGCGGACCATACAACAACAGTGAAACCTTTTCAACTTGACAGGATAGAAAACAACAGGTATTTATGCAGCAATGATTACATAGGTGAAAAGGAATACAAAAGATATGAGATAACCGAAAACGGAATATCTCCAAGAATCATTCCGGGAAAAGTACCAGGGAAAACTGTATTGGCAGATAGTGACGAGCATGATGAATACGGACGCATTACCGAGTCAGCAGAAATAAGAACATCTATGTGTGATAAGAGAATGAGAAAGATGGATTATTTGATAGGGGAATTACAGGAACCGGACTTTATAGGCAATGAAAAATGTGATGTACTGTTGCTTGCATGGGGATCGTTGCATGGCCCGGTATCGGAGGCTGTAAAACTGCTGAATCTTGAAGAAGGTAATAAGTTTGGTGCGCTTGTGTTTGGTGATATATGGCCTCTTCCTACAGTATTATTGAAAGATAAAGCTACAAAAGCTGACAAGATTATCAATATAGAACAAAATGCTACCGGACAGCTTGCATCTGTCATTGCTGAGATTACGGGAATCAGGTGCAGCAGCAGTTTCCTGAAATACGACGGAAGGCAGATATCATCACAGGACATAATGATGTATTTACAAGAAAAGAAATAAATGAGAAAAAGGAATGGGGTTGCAAGAAAAAAGTGGAGGTTAAAGTATGCAGATTAATGATAGCTTCAGAATATGTGAAACTGCATGGTGTCCAGGTTGTGGAGATGTTCAGATACTGGAGGCTCTGAAAAATGCTCTGGAGATTTTAAAAAAGAGACCACATGAAGTGCTTATAGCAGCAGGGATAGGACAGGCGGCAAAGACACCACAATACATCAATACAAACGGCTTTTGTGGCTTGCACGGAAGAGCGCTTCCTCCTGCGGCAGCTGCGAAAATAGCTAATAAAAACCTTACAGTTATAATCAGTACCGGTGACGGGGATTCTTACGGTGAGGGGGGAAACCACTTTATTCATAATATAAGGAGAAATGTTGACATAACACATTTTGTCCATAACAATCAGATTTATGGATTGACAAAAGGTCAGGCTTCACCTACAACGGATGTCGGTCATACGACAGCTATACAGCCAAACGGAACAATAAACAATCCAATGAATCCACTTCTTCTGGCTATAGCTTTGGGTGCGGGTTTTGTTGCCAGGGCTTTCAGTGGAGAAAATGAGCACCTTACAACCATAATGGTTGAGGCAATAAAATATAAAGGTTACGCTTTAGTGGATATTCTGCAGCCATGTATAAGCTTTAATAAAGTTAATACATTCCAATGGTACAGCAAGCGGGTTTATAAATTGGATAGCAGCTATAACTATGCAGATAAACCTGCAGCTATGGCGAAAGCGATGGAATGGGGCGACAGGATTCCGCTCGGAATCCTGTATAAAGAGAATAAAAACACTTATCATGATAAAATAGATTTCTTAAAAGATGGATTGCCGCTTGTAGATAAAGTGACGGATAAAAATATGGTTGGCACCTTTATGGAGGAGTTTGTGTAACAGGATCTGTATCAATTACTACAAAATTCAGTCATAAGCTTCTCCATCATAAGTATAGGGGTTATATCCTGTTCTGTTTTCCCAGTTATCCAAAATAAGCACCCTTGGTCTAGTGATTTTTTGGATAACAGACTTGCTGACATAAGCCTCGTTGCTGTCAGCGATGTAGACATCGCCGCCTACAAGCGCTGCAAATGATTCTTTCAGGTTATCATCACCGTGGGCCGGAATAATTATCTTGGATTTTAATCTTGTGGTTATTTTTCTGCATTCTTCTAATGTCAATTTACCGTTTCCGTCAAACAACTGAAGGATAAGAACATCAGCGCTTGAAATCTTTTTATACATTTCTTCGTCAGGTTCCTGACCCTGCGAGGCGAATTCTGCTATTCTGATTCCATCTATATCAAATACGAAAATATTATTTGTACCTGCCATATCGCCGACATTGTGGTGGCCTGCTATACCTGCTATATTAATGCCTTTGACATTATACTCACCGGGATCGGTAAAAAGTTTATAACTGCCTTTGATTCTCGATACATCACAGTGATCCAAGTGCTGATGGCTTTCAGTCACAATATCCGCTTCAATGTCTTCGTCCATTTCATAGGGATCCGTAATAATGGTTATATCCTTTGAAGTACGTATTCTGAAACTTGTATACGCGGGAGAGTATTTCTTTATCAAAATACCCTCTTTTATGGTATCAGGTAATTTAGAAATGAATTTAAAGGTTTTTGGTTCCGGTTTATTGGAATCGTATACGGGTACTGCTTGTTCAGTGCCTTTCAAACCGGATTCGGTATTTTGTACGGAAGTTGCAGCTGTTTTGCTGAAGGCTTCCTGCGCAGCTGAATCTCCTGTAGTATTTAAGCAGGATGTAAACATAAAAAGTATGGCTAAATAAAGTATTGAAATCGGCAAATATCTTGTTTTCATTCTCTTCTCCTGTCAGATTTCTCCTAGTAAAGTTTTATAGAAGGATTATACCACATGTTTTTGTTATAATAATAGTTACATGTCAAATAATTAGCCAGAACGATACAACTATTATAGTTTAGACCAACCAGCATGAGAGGCTAAATTAATTTCTGAAAAACATAACCAAATATGATACAATATGATATATACTAAAAATGCGGGTAAAAAGATGAAAACAAGAAGAATGACCATTCATAATACAATTAGGGTTTTACCGGTAGCAATTCTGATACTGGCTGCTTTCTATATAGGAATTATTCTCATTGAACCCAAAGAATTAAAGGATTCAGTGGTACAGGTTCAGGATGTGGGAAGCCCACAGTACCATTTTGCCGTCATTGCTCAAAATACGGACGATTCCTTCTGGCAGAGCATAAGGAGTGGTGCTTTTGAGGCTGCAAAAGAGTTTAATGTAGCGGTAGAATTCAACGGTCCAAGGTTTACAAACATTGCTGAAGAACTTCAATACCTTGATATAGCCATAGCATCAAGGGTAGACGGTATTATCACACATGTGCTTGACGAAGAACAGTTTCAGCCTCTCATAGACAAAGCAGAAAAACTAAATATTCCTGTCGTAACAATTGAAAATGATGCTAAAAACAGTAAAAGGGTATCTTATGTAGGAACAAGCGGTTTCAGACTGGGAGTTGAGGGAGGAAGGCTGGTAGTCAAATCCCGTACTAATTCAGCCAGAATAGCAGTCATACTGAACAGTTATGAAAATGACGGGGAAAATGTAATGCAGAACTTAAGGATTGCCGGACTGAAAGATGTAATAAAAAGCTATCCCGATATTAAGATAAGAACCGTGCAAACCTGTAAACCCGGAATTTTCAGTGCTGAGGAGATTACAAAAAATATTCTGAACAACTTTCCCGACGTTGACACTATACTCTGTACAAATTCAAAGGATACACTGGGAGTAGCCCAGGTTATAGTAGATCTTAACAAATTGGGGGATATTGTTATCATAGGCTACGGAAACACTCCTGAAATACTGAGGTATGTAGAAAATAAAGTAATATACGGGACTGTTGCGAGCAATCCTGAGAAAATGGGCTATGAAAGCATAAAAGCGTTATACGAGGTAAAGAAAAACAACAGGACTTCATCATATATAGATACAGGTGTAAACGCAATAACTGCACAAAATGTAGGAGAATATACAGAATCTGAGAAGGAAAAGAAGGAGCAGGGGCTAAAAAAATGATTTCGCTTTTCCGCAGGATATTAAGCAATAACAAAATAGGGAAAAAACTTATAGTATACTTTATGCTTATTACACTCCTTATGGGTGCAACAAGCCTGTATACATATTATAAC of Clostridia bacterium contains these proteins:
- a CDS encoding thiamine pyrophosphate-dependent enzyme, whose translation is MQINDSFRICETAWCPGCGDVQILEALKNALEILKKRPHEVLIAAGIGQAAKTPQYINTNGFCGLHGRALPPAAAAKIANKNLTVIISTGDGDSYGEGGNHFIHNIRRNVDITHFVHNNQIYGLTKGQASPTTDVGHTTAIQPNGTINNPMNPLLLAIALGAGFVARAFSGENEHLTTIMVEAIKYKGYALVDILQPCISFNKVNTFQWYSKRVYKLDSSYNYADKPAAMAKAMEWGDRIPLGILYKENKNTYHDKIDFLKDGLPLVDKVTDKNMVGTFMEEFV
- a CDS encoding MBL fold metallo-hydrolase, encoding MKTRYLPISILYLAILFMFTSCLNTTGDSAAQEAFSKTAATSVQNTESGLKGTEQAVPVYDSNKPEPKTFKFISKLPDTIKEGILIKKYSPAYTSFRIRTSKDITIITDPYEMDEDIEADIVTESHQHLDHCDVSRIKGSYKLFTDPGEYNVKGINIAGIAGHHNVGDMAGTNNIFVFDIDGIRIAEFASQGQEPDEEMYKKISSADVLILQLFDGNGKLTLEECRKITTRLKSKIIIPAHGDDNLKESFAALVGGDVYIADSNEAYVSKSVIQKITRPRVLILDNWENRTGYNPYTYDGEAYD
- a CDS encoding substrate-binding domain-containing protein, with protein sequence MKTRRMTIHNTIRVLPVAILILAAFYIGIILIEPKELKDSVVQVQDVGSPQYHFAVIAQNTDDSFWQSIRSGAFEAAKEFNVAVEFNGPRFTNIAEELQYLDIAIASRVDGIITHVLDEEQFQPLIDKAEKLNIPVVTIENDAKNSKRVSYVGTSGFRLGVEGGRLVVKSRTNSARIAVILNSYENDGENVMQNLRIAGLKDVIKSYPDIKIRTVQTCKPGIFSAEEITKNILNNFPDVDTILCTNSKDTLGVAQVIVDLNKLGDIVIIGYGNTPEILRYVENKVIYGTVASNPEKMGYESIKALYEVKKNNRTSSYIDTGVNAITAQNVGEYTESEKEKKEQGLKK